In one Brienomyrus brachyistius isolate T26 chromosome 7, BBRACH_0.4, whole genome shotgun sequence genomic region, the following are encoded:
- the rapgef1b gene encoding rap guanine nucleotide exchange factor 1b isoform X9, with product MGNITRRSQAGPGKTDFLVYGETEEEPDSNRSHLSSFTMKLMDKFHSPKIKRTPSKKGKQLQPEAAVKAAEKPANKKVSRLEENEKEVVSALRYFKTIVDKMVVDKKVLEMLPGSASKVLEAILPLVQVEPRIQHSSAVTSCLNRVYQSLANLIRWSDQVMLEGVNQEDKEAISTVTTVIKAVLDGVKELVKLTIEKQEQPSPASPVKPAPPVTASESTPELPLNDREKEILTKTAAVTQPIETLADDADEEVAPPKPPLPGLKVPDHSPPALPPKKRQSAPSPTRVAVVAPMSRTTSGTSLPVGINKQEYDIEYLQRRFSGGSHSFCGESPHLSPCSSMGKLSKSDEQLSSLEQDSGQCSRNTSCETLDNTESYDPDYDFLHQDLSNAEHLPALSAGGCLSPLPESHGESPPPGFPPQAPQLGFSVPPSPQLPLQGPGGGAPPALPQKKRRSTSQASGALDGSGIRASYERHPSHYDNISEEDLQPVPPFPLFTPGSPMPQSNGGGYLPEFISSETGDIPESPPPLPEKKSRHILQYMQFVEDYSEPQPSVFYQTPQNESIYEQRNKRFQEVYGFNDSFSSSDSVHEPLLPPALPPPALPPPALPPKQRQLASHSASPSSSSSSSLSCHLQHTAVAPEEANAALSLSLSVSNSFLSGPSSLTTPMDPTGAVDDILQDPSTQEPPSNGKESLNSESRRQKSTDSGQSEEEVDELSLIDHKEIMYRITLKQENDDGPDVRAGSRDILLVHATETDRKDLVLYCEAFLTTYRTFITPEDLIKKLHYRYTRFCHSPDTFKKRVSKNTFFVLVRVVDELCLVELTDDILKQLMDLVFRLVCNGELSLARVLRKNILDKVEQKKQLRYTNCLKPLAARGVAARPGTLHDFRSHEIADQLTLLDAELFYKIEIPEVLLWAKEQNEEKSPNLTQFTEHFNNMSYWVRSIIIQQEKAQDREKLLLKFIKIMKHLRKLNNFNSYLAILSALDSAPIRRLEWQKQTSEGLEEYCTLIDSSSSFRAYRAALADVEPPCIPYLGLILQDLTFVHLGNPDLIEGKVNFSKRWQQFNILDSMRRFQQVHYDLKRNDDIVSFFNDFSDHLAEEALWELSLKIKPRNITRRKTEREEKT from the exons ACTCCAACCGCTCCCATCTTTCCTCCTTCACCATGAAGCTGATGGACAAGTTCCACTCTCCCAAGATTAAGAGGACGCCGTCGAAGAAGGGGAAGCAGCTGCAGCCGGAAGCGGCGGTCAAGGCAGCGGAGAAGCCGGCTAACAAG AAGGTGAGCCGGCTGGAGGAGAATGAGAAGGAGGTGGTCAGCGCCCTGCGCTACTTCAAGACCATCGTTGACAAGATGGTGGTGGACAAAAAGGTCCTGGAGATGCTGCCAGGCTCGGCCAGCAAAGTGCTGGAAGCCATCTTGCCGCTGGTCCAGGTGGAACCAAGGATACAGCACAG CTCGGCCGTGACCTCCTGCCTCAACCGTGTGTACCAGAGCTTGGCCAACCTCATCCGCTGGTCTGACCAGGTCATGTTGGAGGGCGTCAACCAGGAGGACAAAGAAGCCATTAGCACAGTTACCACTGTCATTAAAGCAGTACTGGATGGGGTCAAG GAACTGGTGAAGTTGACCATAGAGAAGCAGGAGCAGCCCTCCCCAGCGTCCCCCGTCAAGCCGGCACCGCCCGTCACTGCATCGGAGAG CACCCCAGAGCTGCCCCTTAACGACCGGGAGAAAGAAATCCTGACCAAGACGGCAGCTGTGACGCAGCCCATCGAGACCCTGGCGGACGACGCTGACGAGGAGGTGGCCCCTCCCAAGCCTCCTCTGCCTGGGCTGAAGGTGCCAGACCACAG CCCCCCAGCCCTTCCCCCGAAAAAGCGGCAGTCCGCTCCTTCTCCTACCAGGGTCGCTGTAGTCGCCCCCATGAGTCGGACCACAAGTGGCACCAGCCTTCCCGTCGGCATCAACAAGCAG gagtacGACATCGAGTACCTGCAGCGGCGCTTCTCTGGGGGCAGCCACTCGTTCTGCGGCGAGTCTCCAcatctctccccctgcagcagCATGGGGAAGCTCAGCAAATCCGACGAGCAGCTGTCGTCGCTGGAGCAGGACAGTGGGCAGTGCTCACGCAACACCAGCTGCGAGACCCTGG ACAACACGGAGAGCTACGACCCCGACTACGACTTCCTGCACCAGGACTTGTCCAACGCAGAGCACCTCCCAGCCCTGTCAGCGGGGGGGTGCCTGAGTCCCCTGCCGGAGAGTCACGGCGAGTCGCCCCCGCCCGGCTTCCCGCCTCAGGCACCACAGCTTGGTTTCAGCGtcccacccagcccgcagcttCCCCTTCAGGGTCCAGGTGGGGGCGCTCCGCCCGCGCTGCCCCAGAAGAAACGTCGCAGCACCTCGCAGGCCTCGGGCGCCCTGGACGGGTCCGGGATACGGGCCTCCTACGAGCGCCACCCATCACACTACGACAACATCTCCGAGGAAGACCTGCAGCCGGTGCCACCCTTCCCGCTCTTCACGCCCGGCTCGCCCATGCCCCAGAGCAACGGCGGGGGCTACCTGCCTGAATTCATCTCCAGCGAGACCGGCGACATCCCCGAGAGCCCGCCGCCCCTCCCCGAGAAGAAGAGCCGGCACA TCCTGCAGTACATGCAGTTCGTGGAGGACTACTCGGAGCCGCAGCCGTCCGTCTTCTACCAGACGCCCCAGAACGAGAGCATCTACGAGCAGCGCAACAAGCGCTTCCAGGAGGTATACGGCTTCAACGACTCCTTCAGCAGCAGCGACTCTGTGCACGAGCCCCTGCTGCCGCCCGCCCTGCCTCCGCCCGCCCTGCCGCCACCCGCCCTGCCACCCAAGCAGAGGCAGCTG GCCTCGCACTCTGCttccccttcctcctcctcttcctcctctctctcctgcCACCTCCAGCACACGGCAGTGGCTCCAGAGGAGGCCAACGCTGCACTCAGCCTCAGCCTGTCCGTCTCTAACTCCTTCCTGAGTGGCCCCTCCTCCCTGACCACGCCCATG GATCCCACGGGTGCTGTTGACGATATTCTCCAAGACCCCAGCACGCAGGAACCCCCGTCCAATGGCAAGGAGTCCCTGAATTCAGAAAG TAGAAGACAGAAGTCGACAGACTCGGGCCAAAGTGAGGAGGAGGTGGACGAGCTCTCCCTCATCGACCACAAGGAGATCATGTACCGCATAACGCTAAAGCAGGAG AACGATGATGGTCCCGATGTCCGTGCGGGATCCAGAGACATTTTATTAGTCCATGCAACCGAGACGGATCGCAAAG ACCTTGTCTTATACTGTGAGGCCTTCCTGACGACTTACAGGACGTTTATAACCCCCGAAGACCTTATAAAGAAGCTGCACTATCG ATATACCAGGTTTTGTCACAGTCCCGACACGTTCAAGAAGCGAGTCAGCAAAAACACCTTCTTCGTACTGGTTCGTGTGGTGGACGAGCTGTG CCTCGTGGAGCTGACTGACGACATACTGAAGCAGCTGATGGATCTCGTTTTCCGACTCGTGTGTAACGGGGAGCTCAGTCTGGCCCGGGTCTTACGGAAGAACATTCTGGACAAGGTGGAGCAGAAGAAGCAATTGCGCTATACCAACTGCCTGAAGCCGCTGGCTGCCCGCGGGGTGGCAGCAAG ACCTGGAACTCTTCACGACTTCCGCAGTCACGAGATCGCCGATCAGCTCACTCTCCTGGACGCGGAGCTCTTCTATAAGATTGAG ATTCCCGAAGTGCTGCTATGGGCAAAGGAACAGAATGAGGAGAAGAGTCCCAATCTGACGCAGTTCACAGAGCACTTTAACAACATGTCCTATTG GGTGCGCTCCATAATCATTCAGCAGGAGAAAGCCCAGGACAGGGAGAAACTGCTTCTTAAGTTTATCAAAATTATGAAG CATTTAAGAAAGCTGAATAATTTTAACTCCTACTTGGCGATACTGTCTGCGTTAGATTCTGCACCTATTAGAAGATTGGAATGGCAAAAGCAGACTTCAGAG gggttggaggAGTACTGCACCTTGATTGACAGTTCCTCCTCCTTCCGGGCGTATCGAGCGGCACTGGCAGATGTTGAGCCTCCATGCATCCCATACCT AGGGCTCATCCTGCAAGACTTGACGTTTGTCCACCTGGGGAACCCAGACCTAATAGAAGGGAAAGTCAACTTCTCCAAAAGATGGCAGCAGTTCAACATCCTGGACAGTATGAGGCGCTTCCAGCAAGT ACACTATGATCTGAAGCGCAATGACGACATCGTCTCCTTCTTCAACGACTTCAGCGACCACCTGGCAGAGGAAGCTCTCTGGGAGCTGTctttgaaaatcaagccgcGGAACATCACGAGACGGAAAACCGAGCGGGAGGAGAAGACCTAG
- the rapgef1b gene encoding rap guanine nucleotide exchange factor 1b isoform X12: protein MGNITRRSQAGPGKTDFLVYGETEEEPDSNRSHLSSFTMKLMDKFHSPKIKRTPSKKGKQLQPEAAVKAAEKPANKKVSRLEENEKEVVSALRYFKTIVDKMVVDKKVLEMLPGSASKVLEAILPLVQVEPRIQHSSAVTSCLNRVYQSLANLIRWSDQVMLEGVNQEDKEAISTVTTVIKAVLDGVKELVKLTIEKQEQPSPASPVKPAPPVTASESTPELPLNDREKEILTKTAAVTQPIETLADDADEEVAPPKPPLPGLKVPDHSPPALPPKKRQSAPSPTRVAVVAPMSRTTSGTSLPVGINKQEYDIEYLQRRFSGGSHSFCGESPHLSPCSSMGKLSKSDEQLSSLEQDSGQCSRNTSCETLDNTESYDPDYDFLHQDLSNAEHLPALSAGGCLSPLPESHGESPPPGFPPQAPQLGFSVPPSPQLPLQGPGGGAPPALPQKKRRSTSQASGALDGSGIRASYERHPSHYDNISEEDLQPVPPFPLFTPGSPMPQSNGGGYLPEFISSETGDIPESPPPLPEKKSRHILQYMQFVEDYSEPQPSVFYQTPQNESIYEQRNKRFQEVYGFNDSFSSSDSVHEPLLPPALPPPALPPPALPPKQRQLDPTGAVDDILQDPSTQEPPSNGKESLNSESRRQKSTDSGQSEEEVDELSLIDHKEIMYRITLKQENDDGPDVRAGSRDILLVHATETDRKDLVLYCEAFLTTYRTFITPEDLIKKLHYRYTRFCHSPDTFKKRVSKNTFFVLVRVVDELCLVELTDDILKQLMDLVFRLVCNGELSLARVLRKNILDKVEQKKQLRYTNCLKPLAARGVAARPGTLHDFRSHEIADQLTLLDAELFYKIEIPEVLLWAKEQNEEKSPNLTQFTEHFNNMSYWVRSIIIQQEKAQDREKLLLKFIKIMKHLRKLNNFNSYLAILSALDSAPIRRLEWQKQTSEGLEEYCTLIDSSSSFRAYRAALADVEPPCIPYLGLILQDLTFVHLGNPDLIEGKVNFSKRWQQFNILDSMRRFQQVHYDLKRNDDIVSFFNDFSDHLAEEALWELSLKIKPRNITRRKTEREEKT, encoded by the exons ACTCCAACCGCTCCCATCTTTCCTCCTTCACCATGAAGCTGATGGACAAGTTCCACTCTCCCAAGATTAAGAGGACGCCGTCGAAGAAGGGGAAGCAGCTGCAGCCGGAAGCGGCGGTCAAGGCAGCGGAGAAGCCGGCTAACAAG AAGGTGAGCCGGCTGGAGGAGAATGAGAAGGAGGTGGTCAGCGCCCTGCGCTACTTCAAGACCATCGTTGACAAGATGGTGGTGGACAAAAAGGTCCTGGAGATGCTGCCAGGCTCGGCCAGCAAAGTGCTGGAAGCCATCTTGCCGCTGGTCCAGGTGGAACCAAGGATACAGCACAG CTCGGCCGTGACCTCCTGCCTCAACCGTGTGTACCAGAGCTTGGCCAACCTCATCCGCTGGTCTGACCAGGTCATGTTGGAGGGCGTCAACCAGGAGGACAAAGAAGCCATTAGCACAGTTACCACTGTCATTAAAGCAGTACTGGATGGGGTCAAG GAACTGGTGAAGTTGACCATAGAGAAGCAGGAGCAGCCCTCCCCAGCGTCCCCCGTCAAGCCGGCACCGCCCGTCACTGCATCGGAGAG CACCCCAGAGCTGCCCCTTAACGACCGGGAGAAAGAAATCCTGACCAAGACGGCAGCTGTGACGCAGCCCATCGAGACCCTGGCGGACGACGCTGACGAGGAGGTGGCCCCTCCCAAGCCTCCTCTGCCTGGGCTGAAGGTGCCAGACCACAG CCCCCCAGCCCTTCCCCCGAAAAAGCGGCAGTCCGCTCCTTCTCCTACCAGGGTCGCTGTAGTCGCCCCCATGAGTCGGACCACAAGTGGCACCAGCCTTCCCGTCGGCATCAACAAGCAG gagtacGACATCGAGTACCTGCAGCGGCGCTTCTCTGGGGGCAGCCACTCGTTCTGCGGCGAGTCTCCAcatctctccccctgcagcagCATGGGGAAGCTCAGCAAATCCGACGAGCAGCTGTCGTCGCTGGAGCAGGACAGTGGGCAGTGCTCACGCAACACCAGCTGCGAGACCCTGG ACAACACGGAGAGCTACGACCCCGACTACGACTTCCTGCACCAGGACTTGTCCAACGCAGAGCACCTCCCAGCCCTGTCAGCGGGGGGGTGCCTGAGTCCCCTGCCGGAGAGTCACGGCGAGTCGCCCCCGCCCGGCTTCCCGCCTCAGGCACCACAGCTTGGTTTCAGCGtcccacccagcccgcagcttCCCCTTCAGGGTCCAGGTGGGGGCGCTCCGCCCGCGCTGCCCCAGAAGAAACGTCGCAGCACCTCGCAGGCCTCGGGCGCCCTGGACGGGTCCGGGATACGGGCCTCCTACGAGCGCCACCCATCACACTACGACAACATCTCCGAGGAAGACCTGCAGCCGGTGCCACCCTTCCCGCTCTTCACGCCCGGCTCGCCCATGCCCCAGAGCAACGGCGGGGGCTACCTGCCTGAATTCATCTCCAGCGAGACCGGCGACATCCCCGAGAGCCCGCCGCCCCTCCCCGAGAAGAAGAGCCGGCACA TCCTGCAGTACATGCAGTTCGTGGAGGACTACTCGGAGCCGCAGCCGTCCGTCTTCTACCAGACGCCCCAGAACGAGAGCATCTACGAGCAGCGCAACAAGCGCTTCCAGGAGGTATACGGCTTCAACGACTCCTTCAGCAGCAGCGACTCTGTGCACGAGCCCCTGCTGCCGCCCGCCCTGCCTCCGCCCGCCCTGCCGCCACCCGCCCTGCCACCCAAGCAGAGGCAGCTG GATCCCACGGGTGCTGTTGACGATATTCTCCAAGACCCCAGCACGCAGGAACCCCCGTCCAATGGCAAGGAGTCCCTGAATTCAGAAAG TAGAAGACAGAAGTCGACAGACTCGGGCCAAAGTGAGGAGGAGGTGGACGAGCTCTCCCTCATCGACCACAAGGAGATCATGTACCGCATAACGCTAAAGCAGGAG AACGATGATGGTCCCGATGTCCGTGCGGGATCCAGAGACATTTTATTAGTCCATGCAACCGAGACGGATCGCAAAG ACCTTGTCTTATACTGTGAGGCCTTCCTGACGACTTACAGGACGTTTATAACCCCCGAAGACCTTATAAAGAAGCTGCACTATCG ATATACCAGGTTTTGTCACAGTCCCGACACGTTCAAGAAGCGAGTCAGCAAAAACACCTTCTTCGTACTGGTTCGTGTGGTGGACGAGCTGTG CCTCGTGGAGCTGACTGACGACATACTGAAGCAGCTGATGGATCTCGTTTTCCGACTCGTGTGTAACGGGGAGCTCAGTCTGGCCCGGGTCTTACGGAAGAACATTCTGGACAAGGTGGAGCAGAAGAAGCAATTGCGCTATACCAACTGCCTGAAGCCGCTGGCTGCCCGCGGGGTGGCAGCAAG ACCTGGAACTCTTCACGACTTCCGCAGTCACGAGATCGCCGATCAGCTCACTCTCCTGGACGCGGAGCTCTTCTATAAGATTGAG ATTCCCGAAGTGCTGCTATGGGCAAAGGAACAGAATGAGGAGAAGAGTCCCAATCTGACGCAGTTCACAGAGCACTTTAACAACATGTCCTATTG GGTGCGCTCCATAATCATTCAGCAGGAGAAAGCCCAGGACAGGGAGAAACTGCTTCTTAAGTTTATCAAAATTATGAAG CATTTAAGAAAGCTGAATAATTTTAACTCCTACTTGGCGATACTGTCTGCGTTAGATTCTGCACCTATTAGAAGATTGGAATGGCAAAAGCAGACTTCAGAG gggttggaggAGTACTGCACCTTGATTGACAGTTCCTCCTCCTTCCGGGCGTATCGAGCGGCACTGGCAGATGTTGAGCCTCCATGCATCCCATACCT AGGGCTCATCCTGCAAGACTTGACGTTTGTCCACCTGGGGAACCCAGACCTAATAGAAGGGAAAGTCAACTTCTCCAAAAGATGGCAGCAGTTCAACATCCTGGACAGTATGAGGCGCTTCCAGCAAGT ACACTATGATCTGAAGCGCAATGACGACATCGTCTCCTTCTTCAACGACTTCAGCGACCACCTGGCAGAGGAAGCTCTCTGGGAGCTGTctttgaaaatcaagccgcGGAACATCACGAGACGGAAAACCGAGCGGGAGGAGAAGACCTAG
- the rapgef1b gene encoding rap guanine nucleotide exchange factor 1b isoform X7 codes for MKLMDKFHSPKIKRTPSKKGKQLQPEAAVKAAEKPANKKVSRLEENEKEVVSALRYFKTIVDKMVVDKKVLEMLPGSASKVLEAILPLVQVEPRIQHSSAVTSCLNRVYQSLANLIRWSDQVMLEGVNQEDKEAISTVTTVIKAVLDGVKELVKLTIEKQEQPSPASPVKPAPPVTASESTPELPLNDREKEILTKTAAVTQPIETLADDADEEVAPPKPPLPGLKVPDHSPPALPPKKRQSAPSPTRVAVVAPMSRTTSGTSLPVGINKQEYDIEYLQRRFSGGSHSFCGESPHLSPCSSMGKLSKSDEQLSSLEQDSGQCSRNTSCETLDNTESYDPDYDFLHQDLSNAEHLPALSAGGCLSPLPESHGESPPPGFPPQAPQLGFSVPPSPQLPLQGPGGGAPPALPQKKRRSTSQASGALDGSGIRASYERHPSHYDNISEEDLQPVPPFPLFTPGSPMPQSNGGGYLPEFISSETGDIPESPPPLPEKKSRHILQYMQFVEDYSEPQPSVFYQTPQNESIYEQRNKRFQEVYGFNDSFSSSDSVHEPLLPPALPPPALPPPALPPKQRQLASHSASPSSSSSSSLSCHLQHTAVAPEEANAALSLSLSVSNSFLSGPSSLTTPMSSDLMAPANTCQSAAPGVVAIGSLDSSGASLAVCLPSEPSLADSLQPSVSESANDEGGEGEYVNLYSSSQANGKVPLSLGDPTGAVDDILQDPSTQEPPSNGKESLNSESRRQKSTDSGQSEEEVDELSLIDHKEIMYRITLKQENDDGPDVRAGSRDILLVHATETDRKDLVLYCEAFLTTYRTFITPEDLIKKLHYRYTRFCHSPDTFKKRVSKNTFFVLVRVVDELCLVELTDDILKQLMDLVFRLVCNGELSLARVLRKNILDKVEQKKQLRYTNCLKPLAARGVAARPGTLHDFRSHEIADQLTLLDAELFYKIEIPEVLLWAKEQNEEKSPNLTQFTEHFNNMSYWVRSIIIQQEKAQDREKLLLKFIKIMKHLRKLNNFNSYLAILSALDSAPIRRLEWQKQTSEGLEEYCTLIDSSSSFRAYRAALADVEPPCIPYLGLILQDLTFVHLGNPDLIEGKVNFSKRWQQFNILDSMRRFQQVHYDLKRNDDIVSFFNDFSDHLAEEALWELSLKIKPRNITRRKTEREEKT; via the exons ATGAAGCTGATGGACAAGTTCCACTCTCCCAAGATTAAGAGGACGCCGTCGAAGAAGGGGAAGCAGCTGCAGCCGGAAGCGGCGGTCAAGGCAGCGGAGAAGCCGGCTAACAAG AAGGTGAGCCGGCTGGAGGAGAATGAGAAGGAGGTGGTCAGCGCCCTGCGCTACTTCAAGACCATCGTTGACAAGATGGTGGTGGACAAAAAGGTCCTGGAGATGCTGCCAGGCTCGGCCAGCAAAGTGCTGGAAGCCATCTTGCCGCTGGTCCAGGTGGAACCAAGGATACAGCACAG CTCGGCCGTGACCTCCTGCCTCAACCGTGTGTACCAGAGCTTGGCCAACCTCATCCGCTGGTCTGACCAGGTCATGTTGGAGGGCGTCAACCAGGAGGACAAAGAAGCCATTAGCACAGTTACCACTGTCATTAAAGCAGTACTGGATGGGGTCAAG GAACTGGTGAAGTTGACCATAGAGAAGCAGGAGCAGCCCTCCCCAGCGTCCCCCGTCAAGCCGGCACCGCCCGTCACTGCATCGGAGAG CACCCCAGAGCTGCCCCTTAACGACCGGGAGAAAGAAATCCTGACCAAGACGGCAGCTGTGACGCAGCCCATCGAGACCCTGGCGGACGACGCTGACGAGGAGGTGGCCCCTCCCAAGCCTCCTCTGCCTGGGCTGAAGGTGCCAGACCACAG CCCCCCAGCCCTTCCCCCGAAAAAGCGGCAGTCCGCTCCTTCTCCTACCAGGGTCGCTGTAGTCGCCCCCATGAGTCGGACCACAAGTGGCACCAGCCTTCCCGTCGGCATCAACAAGCAG gagtacGACATCGAGTACCTGCAGCGGCGCTTCTCTGGGGGCAGCCACTCGTTCTGCGGCGAGTCTCCAcatctctccccctgcagcagCATGGGGAAGCTCAGCAAATCCGACGAGCAGCTGTCGTCGCTGGAGCAGGACAGTGGGCAGTGCTCACGCAACACCAGCTGCGAGACCCTGG ACAACACGGAGAGCTACGACCCCGACTACGACTTCCTGCACCAGGACTTGTCCAACGCAGAGCACCTCCCAGCCCTGTCAGCGGGGGGGTGCCTGAGTCCCCTGCCGGAGAGTCACGGCGAGTCGCCCCCGCCCGGCTTCCCGCCTCAGGCACCACAGCTTGGTTTCAGCGtcccacccagcccgcagcttCCCCTTCAGGGTCCAGGTGGGGGCGCTCCGCCCGCGCTGCCCCAGAAGAAACGTCGCAGCACCTCGCAGGCCTCGGGCGCCCTGGACGGGTCCGGGATACGGGCCTCCTACGAGCGCCACCCATCACACTACGACAACATCTCCGAGGAAGACCTGCAGCCGGTGCCACCCTTCCCGCTCTTCACGCCCGGCTCGCCCATGCCCCAGAGCAACGGCGGGGGCTACCTGCCTGAATTCATCTCCAGCGAGACCGGCGACATCCCCGAGAGCCCGCCGCCCCTCCCCGAGAAGAAGAGCCGGCACA TCCTGCAGTACATGCAGTTCGTGGAGGACTACTCGGAGCCGCAGCCGTCCGTCTTCTACCAGACGCCCCAGAACGAGAGCATCTACGAGCAGCGCAACAAGCGCTTCCAGGAGGTATACGGCTTCAACGACTCCTTCAGCAGCAGCGACTCTGTGCACGAGCCCCTGCTGCCGCCCGCCCTGCCTCCGCCCGCCCTGCCGCCACCCGCCCTGCCACCCAAGCAGAGGCAGCTG GCCTCGCACTCTGCttccccttcctcctcctcttcctcctctctctcctgcCACCTCCAGCACACGGCAGTGGCTCCAGAGGAGGCCAACGCTGCACTCAGCCTCAGCCTGTCCGTCTCTAACTCCTTCCTGAGTGGCCCCTCCTCCCTGACCACGCCCATG AGCTCGGACCTTATGGCGCCGGCCAACACCTGCCAATCAGCCGCTCCAGGGGTTGTGGCCATTGGTTCCCTGGACAGCTCTGGTGCTTCTCTCGCTGTCTGCCTTCCTTCTGAACCTTCTCTCGCTGACTCTCTTCAGCCCTCTGTG AGCGAGAGCGCTAACGACGAGGGCGGGGAGGGGGAGTACGTCAATCTGTACTCGTCCAGCCAGGCCAACGGGAAGGTGCCGCTCTCCCTCGGA GATCCCACGGGTGCTGTTGACGATATTCTCCAAGACCCCAGCACGCAGGAACCCCCGTCCAATGGCAAGGAGTCCCTGAATTCAGAAAG TAGAAGACAGAAGTCGACAGACTCGGGCCAAAGTGAGGAGGAGGTGGACGAGCTCTCCCTCATCGACCACAAGGAGATCATGTACCGCATAACGCTAAAGCAGGAG AACGATGATGGTCCCGATGTCCGTGCGGGATCCAGAGACATTTTATTAGTCCATGCAACCGAGACGGATCGCAAAG ACCTTGTCTTATACTGTGAGGCCTTCCTGACGACTTACAGGACGTTTATAACCCCCGAAGACCTTATAAAGAAGCTGCACTATCG ATATACCAGGTTTTGTCACAGTCCCGACACGTTCAAGAAGCGAGTCAGCAAAAACACCTTCTTCGTACTGGTTCGTGTGGTGGACGAGCTGTG CCTCGTGGAGCTGACTGACGACATACTGAAGCAGCTGATGGATCTCGTTTTCCGACTCGTGTGTAACGGGGAGCTCAGTCTGGCCCGGGTCTTACGGAAGAACATTCTGGACAAGGTGGAGCAGAAGAAGCAATTGCGCTATACCAACTGCCTGAAGCCGCTGGCTGCCCGCGGGGTGGCAGCAAG ACCTGGAACTCTTCACGACTTCCGCAGTCACGAGATCGCCGATCAGCTCACTCTCCTGGACGCGGAGCTCTTCTATAAGATTGAG ATTCCCGAAGTGCTGCTATGGGCAAAGGAACAGAATGAGGAGAAGAGTCCCAATCTGACGCAGTTCACAGAGCACTTTAACAACATGTCCTATTG GGTGCGCTCCATAATCATTCAGCAGGAGAAAGCCCAGGACAGGGAGAAACTGCTTCTTAAGTTTATCAAAATTATGAAG CATTTAAGAAAGCTGAATAATTTTAACTCCTACTTGGCGATACTGTCTGCGTTAGATTCTGCACCTATTAGAAGATTGGAATGGCAAAAGCAGACTTCAGAG gggttggaggAGTACTGCACCTTGATTGACAGTTCCTCCTCCTTCCGGGCGTATCGAGCGGCACTGGCAGATGTTGAGCCTCCATGCATCCCATACCT AGGGCTCATCCTGCAAGACTTGACGTTTGTCCACCTGGGGAACCCAGACCTAATAGAAGGGAAAGTCAACTTCTCCAAAAGATGGCAGCAGTTCAACATCCTGGACAGTATGAGGCGCTTCCAGCAAGT ACACTATGATCTGAAGCGCAATGACGACATCGTCTCCTTCTTCAACGACTTCAGCGACCACCTGGCAGAGGAAGCTCTCTGGGAGCTGTctttgaaaatcaagccgcGGAACATCACGAGACGGAAAACCGAGCGGGAGGAGAAGACCTAG